One genomic region from Zalophus californianus isolate mZalCal1 chromosome 14, mZalCal1.pri.v2, whole genome shotgun sequence encodes:
- the C14H12orf43 gene encoding protein CUSTOS isoform X3, which translates to MAVPCGPLSDLESSSSSDAEELARCREAAMPAWGLEQRQGGPEKPRADARNNQRPATQPSLRHKVDEHEQDGNELQTTPEFRAHIAKKLGALLDSSITISEVVKEPAKAEVQKVPAEDDGFRLFFTSVPGGSEKNAAPQPGRKRLPPSSSEDSEEEWQRFREAAVSASDILQDSAIHSPIRVDGEAKKKKKLKKKAKKEASADLVASTTTSGTAVGKPEKQSPKLNGDQASLGTKKKRRKKKAKKASEASPFPPTKSAVAMPAN; encoded by the exons ATGGCGGTGCCGTGTGGCCCCCTGAGCGATTTggagagcagcagcagcagcgatGCGGAGGAGCTGGCACGGTGCCGCGAGGCGGCAATGCCGGCCTGGGGCTTGGAGCAGCGCCAGGGAGGGCCGGAGAAGCCAAGAGCCG ATGCCAGAAATAATCAGCGGCCAGCCACCCAGCCGAGCCTCAG GCATAAAGTGGATGAACATGAACAAGATGGCAATGAACTTCAGACCACCCCCGAATTCCGAGCCCACATAGCCAAGAAACTGGGAGCCCTGCTGGACAG CTCAATTACCATCTCAGAAGTTGTGAAGGAGCCGGCAAAGGCCGAGGTACAGAAAGTTCCCGCAGAGGATGATG GCTTCCGCCTCTTCTTCACTTCCGTCCCTGGAGGCTCGGAGAAGAACGCTGCTCCCCAGCCTGGCCGAAAGCGATTACCTCCGAGCTCCAG TGAGGACAGCGAGGAGGAGTGGCAGCGGTTCCGGGAGGCAGCGGTGTCGGCCTCCGACATCCTCCAGGACTCTGCCATCCACAGCCCTATCAGAGTGGACggagaggcaaagaagaaaaagaaattgaaaaagaaagccaagaaggAGGCCAGCGCCGACTTGGTCGCCTCCACCACCACAAGTGGGACCGCAGTTGGGAAGCCGGAAAAGCAGTCACCCAAGCTCAATGGAGACCAGGCATCACTTGGGaccaaaaagaagagaaggaagaaaaaggccaAGAAGGCCAGTGAGGCTtccccattcccaccaacaaagaGCGCAGTGGCCATGCCTGCAAACTGA
- the C14H12orf43 gene encoding protein CUSTOS isoform X2, with translation MAVPCGPLSDLESSSSSDAEELARCREAAMPAWGLEQRQGGPEKPRADARNNQRPATQPSLRHKVDEHEQDGNELQTTPEFRAHIAKKLGALLDSSITISEVVKEPAKAEVQKVPAEDDGFRLFFTSVPGGSEKNAAPQPGRKRLPPSSSSEDSEEEWQRFREAAVSASDILQDSAIHSPIRVDGEAKKKKKLKKKAKKEASADLVASTTTSGTAVGKPEKQSPKLNGDQASLGTKKKRRKKKAKKASEASPFPPTKSAVAMPAN, from the exons ATGGCGGTGCCGTGTGGCCCCCTGAGCGATTTggagagcagcagcagcagcgatGCGGAGGAGCTGGCACGGTGCCGCGAGGCGGCAATGCCGGCCTGGGGCTTGGAGCAGCGCCAGGGAGGGCCGGAGAAGCCAAGAGCCG ATGCCAGAAATAATCAGCGGCCAGCCACCCAGCCGAGCCTCAG GCATAAAGTGGATGAACATGAACAAGATGGCAATGAACTTCAGACCACCCCCGAATTCCGAGCCCACATAGCCAAGAAACTGGGAGCCCTGCTGGACAG CTCAATTACCATCTCAGAAGTTGTGAAGGAGCCGGCAAAGGCCGAGGTACAGAAAGTTCCCGCAGAGGATGATG GCTTCCGCCTCTTCTTCACTTCCGTCCCTGGAGGCTCGGAGAAGAACGCTGCTCCCCAGCCTGGCCGAAAGCGATTACCTCCGAGCTCCAG CAGTGAGGACAGCGAGGAGGAGTGGCAGCGGTTCCGGGAGGCAGCGGTGTCGGCCTCCGACATCCTCCAGGACTCTGCCATCCACAGCCCTATCAGAGTGGACggagaggcaaagaagaaaaagaaattgaaaaagaaagccaagaaggAGGCCAGCGCCGACTTGGTCGCCTCCACCACCACAAGTGGGACCGCAGTTGGGAAGCCGGAAAAGCAGTCACCCAAGCTCAATGGAGACCAGGCATCACTTGGGaccaaaaagaagagaaggaagaaaaaggccaAGAAGGCCAGTGAGGCTtccccattcccaccaacaaagaGCGCAGTGGCCATGCCTGCAAACTGA
- the OASL gene encoding 2'-5'-oligoadenylate synthase-like protein: MELYGTPASRLDSFVAQWLQPHREQKEEVLEAVWTVQKFLREEKFEGDCGLVQKVQVLKVLKVGSFGNGTALRNSLEVDLVVFLSCFHSFQQEAKQHQAILNLIRTKLWYCQDLLALGLEDVEIVQGVPDALVFTIQTRGTAEPITVTIIPAYRALEPSVSSSQPQPEVYVSLIEAHGYPGNFSPSFSELQRNFVKHRPTKLKSLLRLVKHWYLQYVKAKCPRAALPPDYALELLTIYAWEMGTQEKENFRLDKGFTTVMELLQEYKFLCIYWTKYYTFQNPVIKDFVRKQLKRDRPIILDPADPTHNVAEGYRWDIVAQRACHCLKQNCCYDDKENPVPSWTMKRARDIQVTVEQWGYSDLILKVNPYEPIKKVQQKIWQTRDSMGLQHLSFQEPGGKRQLLSSQCSLADYSIFFNICLCLVETTSLEIQVFVKNPDGGSRAYAIDPKSFILGLKQQIEDKQGLPRKQQQLEFQGQVLQDWLSLYSYGIQDSDTLILSKKKAEMFPFPPS; encoded by the exons ATGGAGCTCTATGGCACCCCTGCCTCCAGGCTGGACTCCTTCGTGGCTCAGTGGCTGCAGCCCCACCGGGAGCAGAAAGAAGAGGTTCTGGAGGCTGTGTGGACCGTGCAAAAATTCCTGAGGGAAGAGAAATTTGAGGGGGATTGTGGACTGGTCCAGAAGGTGCAGGTGCTCAAGGTGCTCAAG GTAGGCTCCTTCGGGAACGGCACAGCACTCAGGAACAGCTTGGAGGTGGACCTGGTGGTGTTCCTGAGCTGTTTCCACAGCTTCCAGCAAGAGGCCAAGCAGCACCAAGCCATTCTGAATCTGATACGGACAAAGCTGTGGTATTGCCAGGATCTGCTGGCCCTTGGGCTCGAGGATGTGGAAATCGTCCAGGGAGTCCCCGATGCTCTGGTCTTCACCATCCAGACCAGGGGGACTGCGGAGcccatcactgtcaccatcatACCTGCCTACAGGGCCCTCG agcCTTCTGTTTCCAGCTCTCAGCCACAGCCTGAGGTCTATGTGAGTCTGATTGAGGCCCACGGTTACCCTGGAAATTTCTCCCCATCCTTCAGCGAGCTGCAGAGAAACTTCGTGAAACATCGGCCAACCAAGCTGAAGAGCCTCCTCCGGCTAGTAAAGCACTGGTACCTACAG TACGTGAAAGCCAAGTGCCCCAGGGCTGCGCTGCCCCCTGACTATGCCCTCGAGCTGCTGACCATCTACGCCTGGGAGATGGGTACTCaggaaaaagagaatttcaggcTGGACAAAGGCTTCACCACAGTGATGGAATTACTCCAGGAGTATAAGTTCCTCTGCATCTACTGGACCAAGTACTACACATTCCAGAACCCAGTCATCAAGGATTTTGTCAGAAAACAGCTCAAAAGAGACAG GCCCATCATCCTGGATCCAGCTGACCCCACCCACAATGTGGCCGAAGGGTACAGATGGGACATAGTCGCTCAGAGGGCCTGCCACTGCCTGAAACAGAACTGTTGTTATGACGACAAGGAGAACCCGGTCCCCAGCTGGACCATGAAG aGGGCACGAGACATCCAAGTGACAGTAGAACAGTGGGGTTACTCAGACTTGATCCTTAAGGTGAACCCTTACGAGCCCATAAAGAAGGTTCAACAGAAGATCTGGCAGACCCGGGACTCCATGGGCCTGCAGCATCTGTCCTTCCAGGAGCCTGGTGGCAAGCGACAGCTCCTCAGTAGCCAGTGCTCCTTGGCTGATTACAGCATCTTCTTCAACATTTGCCTCTGTCTGGTGGAGACCACCTCCCTCGAGATCCAGGTCTTTGTGAAGAATCCCGATGGGGGGAGCCGTGCCTATGCCATTGACCCCAAAAGCTTCATCCTGGGCCTGAAGCAGCAGATTGAAGACAAGCAGGGGCTGCCCAGAAAGCAGCAGCAGCTAGAGTTCCAAGGTCAAGTTCTGCAGGATTGGTTGTCTTTGTACAGCTATGGGATCCAGGACAGTGACACCCTTATCCTCTCCAAGAAGAAAGCtgaaatgtttccatttccaCCCAGCTAA